In the Bos indicus x Bos taurus breed Angus x Brahman F1 hybrid chromosome 20, Bos_hybrid_MaternalHap_v2.0, whole genome shotgun sequence genome, one interval contains:
- the HMGCS1 gene encoding hydroxymethylglutaryl-CoA synthase, cytoplasmic isoform X1 produces MLQVPEGGDRVTDLETAVLYPSRSSFTMPGSLPLNAEACWPKDVGIVALEIYFPSQYVDQAELEKYDGVDAGKYTIGLGQAKMGFCTDREDINSLCMTVVQNLMERNSLSYDCIGRLEVGTETIIDKSKSVKTNLMQLFEESGNTDIEGIDTTNACYGGTAAVFNAVNWIESSSWDGRYALVVAGDIAVYATGNARPTGGVGAVAMLIGPNAPLIFERGLRGTHMQHAYDFYKPDMLSEYPIVDGKLSIQCYLSALDRCYSVYRKKIRARWQKEGNDRDFTLNDFGFMIFHSPYCKLVQKSLARMLLNDFLNDQNRDKNSIYSGLEAFGDVKLEDTYFDRDVEKAFMKASSELFNQKTKASLLVSNQNGNMYTSSVYGSLASVLAQYSPQQLAGKRIGVFSYGSGLAATLYSLKVTQDATPGSALDKIVASICDLKSRLDSRTCVAPDIFAENMKLREDTHHLANYIPQSSIDSLFEGTWYLVRVDEKHRRTYARRPSLNDDTLNEGVGLVHPSTTAEHIPSPAKKVPRLPATAAEPEAAVISNGEH; encoded by the exons ATGCTCCAAG TGcctgaaggaggagacagagtgaCAGACCTGGAGACTGCAGTTCTTTACCCCTCACGCAG ttcTTTCACCATGCCTGGGTCGCTTCCTTTGAATGCAGAAGCCTGCTGGCCCAAAGATGTGGGAATTGTTGCCCTTGAGATCTATTTTCCTTCTCAATATGTTGATCAAGCAGAGTTGGAAAAATATGATGGTGTAGATGCTGGAAAGTATACTATTGGCTTGGGCCAAGCCAAGATGGGCTTCTGCACAGATAGAGAAGATATCAACTCTCTGTGCATGACTGTGGTCCAGAATCTTATGGAGAGAAATAGCCTTTCTTATGACTGCATTGGGCGGCTAGAAGTTGGAACGGAGACAATCATCGACAAATCAAAGTCAGTGAAGACAAATTTGATGCAGCTCTTTGAGGAGTCTGGGAATACGGATATAGAAGGAATAGATACAACTAATGCATGCTATGGAGGCACGGCCGCTGTCTTTAATGCTGTTAACTGGATTGAGTCCAGCTCTTGGGATG gACGGTATGCCCTGGTAGTTGCAGGGGATATTGCTGTATATGCCACAGGAAATGCCAGACCTACAGGTGGAGTTGGAGCCGTTGCTATGCTAATTGGGCCTAATGCACCTTTAATTTTTGAACGAG GACTTCGTGGGACACATATGCAACATGCCTATGACTTTTACAAGCCTGATATGCTTTCTGAATATCCTATAGTAGATGGAAAACTGTCCATACAGTGCTACCTCAGTGCATTAGACCGCTGCTATTCTGTCTACCGCAAGAAGATCCGTGCCCGGTGGCAGAAAG AGGGAAATGATAGAGATTTCACCTTGAATGATTTTGGTTTCATGATATTCCACTCACCCTATTGTAAACTGGTTCAGAAATCTCTAGCTCGGATGTTGCTGAATGACTTCCTTAATGACCAGAACAGAGATAAGAATAGTATCTACAGTGGCCTAGAAGCCTTTGG GGATGTTAAATTAGAAGATACCTACTTTGACAGAGATGTGGAAAAGGCATTTATGAAAGCTAGTTCAGAACTCTTCAATCAGAAAACAAAGGCATCTTTGCTTGTGtcaaatcaaaatggaaatatgTACACATCTTCAGTGTACGGCTCCCTGGCTTCTGTTCTCGCACA GTACTCACCTCAGCAGCTGGCAGGAAAGAGGATCGGCGTGTTTTCTTACGGTTCTGGTTTGGCTGCCACTCTGTACTCCCTCAAAGTTACACAAGATGCCACACCAG GGTCTGCTCTTGATAAAATAGTAGCAAGCATATGTGATCTTAAGTCAAGGCTTGACTCAAGAACTTGTGTGGCACCAGATATTTTTGCTGAAAACATGAAGCTCCGAGAGGATACTCATCACTTGG CCAACTACATTCCCCAGAGTTCCATAGATTCCCTCTTCGAAGGAACATGGTACCTAGTTCGAGTAGAcgaaaaacacagaagaacttacGCTCGGCGCCCGTCTCTAAACGACGACACTTTGAATGAGGGAGTAGGCCTTGTGCACCCGAGCACTACAGCCGAG catattccAAGCCCTGCTAAGAAAGTGCCAAGACTCCCTGCAACAGCAGCAGAACCTGAAGCAGCTGTCATCAGTAACGGGGAGCATTAA
- the HMGCS1 gene encoding hydroxymethylglutaryl-CoA synthase, cytoplasmic isoform X2, giving the protein MPGSLPLNAEACWPKDVGIVALEIYFPSQYVDQAELEKYDGVDAGKYTIGLGQAKMGFCTDREDINSLCMTVVQNLMERNSLSYDCIGRLEVGTETIIDKSKSVKTNLMQLFEESGNTDIEGIDTTNACYGGTAAVFNAVNWIESSSWDGRYALVVAGDIAVYATGNARPTGGVGAVAMLIGPNAPLIFERGLRGTHMQHAYDFYKPDMLSEYPIVDGKLSIQCYLSALDRCYSVYRKKIRARWQKEGNDRDFTLNDFGFMIFHSPYCKLVQKSLARMLLNDFLNDQNRDKNSIYSGLEAFGDVKLEDTYFDRDVEKAFMKASSELFNQKTKASLLVSNQNGNMYTSSVYGSLASVLAQYSPQQLAGKRIGVFSYGSGLAATLYSLKVTQDATPGSALDKIVASICDLKSRLDSRTCVAPDIFAENMKLREDTHHLANYIPQSSIDSLFEGTWYLVRVDEKHRRTYARRPSLNDDTLNEGVGLVHPSTTAEHIPSPAKKVPRLPATAAEPEAAVISNGEH; this is encoded by the exons ATGCCTGGGTCGCTTCCTTTGAATGCAGAAGCCTGCTGGCCCAAAGATGTGGGAATTGTTGCCCTTGAGATCTATTTTCCTTCTCAATATGTTGATCAAGCAGAGTTGGAAAAATATGATGGTGTAGATGCTGGAAAGTATACTATTGGCTTGGGCCAAGCCAAGATGGGCTTCTGCACAGATAGAGAAGATATCAACTCTCTGTGCATGACTGTGGTCCAGAATCTTATGGAGAGAAATAGCCTTTCTTATGACTGCATTGGGCGGCTAGAAGTTGGAACGGAGACAATCATCGACAAATCAAAGTCAGTGAAGACAAATTTGATGCAGCTCTTTGAGGAGTCTGGGAATACGGATATAGAAGGAATAGATACAACTAATGCATGCTATGGAGGCACGGCCGCTGTCTTTAATGCTGTTAACTGGATTGAGTCCAGCTCTTGGGATG gACGGTATGCCCTGGTAGTTGCAGGGGATATTGCTGTATATGCCACAGGAAATGCCAGACCTACAGGTGGAGTTGGAGCCGTTGCTATGCTAATTGGGCCTAATGCACCTTTAATTTTTGAACGAG GACTTCGTGGGACACATATGCAACATGCCTATGACTTTTACAAGCCTGATATGCTTTCTGAATATCCTATAGTAGATGGAAAACTGTCCATACAGTGCTACCTCAGTGCATTAGACCGCTGCTATTCTGTCTACCGCAAGAAGATCCGTGCCCGGTGGCAGAAAG AGGGAAATGATAGAGATTTCACCTTGAATGATTTTGGTTTCATGATATTCCACTCACCCTATTGTAAACTGGTTCAGAAATCTCTAGCTCGGATGTTGCTGAATGACTTCCTTAATGACCAGAACAGAGATAAGAATAGTATCTACAGTGGCCTAGAAGCCTTTGG GGATGTTAAATTAGAAGATACCTACTTTGACAGAGATGTGGAAAAGGCATTTATGAAAGCTAGTTCAGAACTCTTCAATCAGAAAACAAAGGCATCTTTGCTTGTGtcaaatcaaaatggaaatatgTACACATCTTCAGTGTACGGCTCCCTGGCTTCTGTTCTCGCACA GTACTCACCTCAGCAGCTGGCAGGAAAGAGGATCGGCGTGTTTTCTTACGGTTCTGGTTTGGCTGCCACTCTGTACTCCCTCAAAGTTACACAAGATGCCACACCAG GGTCTGCTCTTGATAAAATAGTAGCAAGCATATGTGATCTTAAGTCAAGGCTTGACTCAAGAACTTGTGTGGCACCAGATATTTTTGCTGAAAACATGAAGCTCCGAGAGGATACTCATCACTTGG CCAACTACATTCCCCAGAGTTCCATAGATTCCCTCTTCGAAGGAACATGGTACCTAGTTCGAGTAGAcgaaaaacacagaagaacttacGCTCGGCGCCCGTCTCTAAACGACGACACTTTGAATGAGGGAGTAGGCCTTGTGCACCCGAGCACTACAGCCGAG catattccAAGCCCTGCTAAGAAAGTGCCAAGACTCCCTGCAACAGCAGCAGAACCTGAAGCAGCTGTCATCAGTAACGGGGAGCATTAA